A genomic region of Sulfobacillus acidophilus DSM 10332 contains the following coding sequences:
- a CDS encoding short chain enoyl-CoA hydratase (PFAM: Enoyl-CoA hydratase/isomerase family~COGs: COG1024 Enoyl-CoA hydratase/carnithine racemase~InterPro IPR001753~KEGG: tte:TTE0544 3-hydroxybutyryl-CoA dehydratase~PFAM: Crotonase, core~SPTR: Enoyl-CoA hydratase/isomerase family protein), protein MSVLTVERRDQVAIWRMSHPPVNAINGELLQALADEIEKVRLDEAVRAVVITGNGPTFAAGADVMGFLQMGGSLADFQQAGARLFRQIEMHPKPFVAAVNGVAYGGGNELAMACDIRVASKNARFGQPEVNLGIIPAWGGTWRLPDLVGRSVATRLLLTGDPISAEEAWRIGLVDRVVDADVLLDYAINIADRLASLAPRALAELKQLLARRGPESPKAEAEAAARLMTTADAVEGVMAFQQKRRPRFQGR, encoded by the coding sequence AGACCAGGTCGCGATTTGGCGAATGAGCCATCCGCCGGTGAATGCCATTAACGGGGAGCTTTTGCAAGCGTTGGCGGACGAGATAGAAAAAGTGCGTCTGGACGAGGCGGTGCGGGCCGTCGTGATTACGGGGAACGGTCCGACCTTTGCGGCCGGCGCCGACGTGATGGGGTTTTTACAGATGGGCGGCAGCTTGGCGGACTTCCAGCAGGCGGGGGCCCGGTTGTTTCGCCAGATTGAAATGCATCCGAAGCCCTTTGTTGCGGCGGTGAATGGGGTCGCTTACGGAGGCGGCAACGAGTTGGCCATGGCCTGTGACATTCGGGTGGCCAGCAAAAACGCCCGGTTTGGTCAACCCGAAGTGAATTTGGGGATTATTCCCGCTTGGGGAGGAACCTGGCGACTGCCGGACCTGGTGGGCCGTTCGGTTGCGACCCGCCTTTTGTTAACCGGAGACCCCATTTCAGCAGAAGAAGCCTGGCGTATCGGCTTGGTCGATCGGGTGGTCGATGCCGATGTGTTGCTCGATTATGCGATAAATATCGCCGACCGCTTAGCGAGTTTGGCACCTCGGGCTTTGGCGGAGCTGAAGCAGCTGCTGGCCCGGCGCGGTCCCGAAAGCCCGAAAGCCGAAGCCGAAGCGGCCGCACGTTTGATGACGACGGCCGATGCCGTGGAAGGCGTTATGGCTTTTCAACAAAAGCGTCGCCCCCGATTTCAAGGCCGATAG
- a CDS encoding NLP/P60 protein (PFAM: NlpC/P60 family; Putative peptidoglycan binding domain~COGs: COG0791 Cell wall-associated hydrolase (invasion-associated protein)~InterPro IPR002477:IPR000064:IPR006311~KEGG: bmd:BMD_3039 cell wall endopeptidase~PFAM: NLP/P60; Peptidoglycan binding-like~SPTR: Cell wall endopeptidase): protein MNNRRRVLPTAAAGLAVIAVPAMSQVVQAQVLTEPVIQMGDRGPAVSLAEKDLQILGYYHGAIDGIFGPELHQAILTFQGQHGLAQDAIIGPLTWARLSAAVNAPATTTNSASPTFQDSAPLLQLGSTGSAVVHLQQLLDTQGYGLATDGNFGPLTYAAVRNFQAAHGLAVDGIAGPATMGLLESLASGNAAVSTPVEAAPPESLSGYLQEGATGALVAKLQSELTQAGYSTGGVDGIFGPETKAAVVAFQEAHGLPSYGLVGTLTWNALSQVLAGGVQAGVNRGAVSANGTAAVGLAMKYLGYSYRFGGNSPATGFDCSGFTQWVYGQVGISLPRTSYAQWNVGTHVSYDQLQPGDLVFFSTDGIFANHVGIYLGNGEFISAATPSQGVIIQSLSAPYWSQTYDGAVQL, encoded by the coding sequence TTGAATAATCGACGTCGTGTGTTGCCGACGGCGGCGGCAGGACTTGCAGTGATTGCTGTTCCTGCAATGTCTCAAGTCGTCCAGGCACAGGTATTAACCGAACCCGTGATCCAAATGGGTGATCGGGGTCCGGCCGTGTCCTTAGCCGAAAAAGATCTGCAGATTTTGGGGTATTATCACGGTGCCATTGACGGAATCTTCGGGCCCGAACTGCATCAAGCGATTCTCACATTCCAGGGCCAACACGGACTCGCCCAAGATGCCATTATCGGACCTTTGACCTGGGCCCGATTGAGCGCGGCCGTGAATGCCCCGGCCACTACCACCAATAGCGCTTCGCCGACTTTTCAAGATAGCGCTCCTTTATTGCAATTGGGCAGCACGGGTTCGGCCGTTGTTCATTTGCAACAGTTGCTCGACACCCAAGGCTATGGCTTGGCCACCGACGGCAACTTCGGGCCTCTCACCTATGCGGCGGTCCGGAATTTTCAAGCCGCGCACGGGTTAGCCGTCGACGGAATTGCCGGGCCGGCTACCATGGGATTACTGGAAAGTCTGGCCAGCGGCAATGCGGCGGTTTCGACTCCGGTCGAAGCGGCGCCGCCGGAGTCCCTCTCCGGTTACCTCCAAGAAGGCGCAACCGGGGCTCTCGTCGCCAAACTCCAATCCGAGCTGACCCAAGCCGGGTATTCGACCGGTGGCGTAGACGGCATTTTCGGACCGGAAACCAAAGCGGCGGTAGTCGCCTTTCAAGAAGCGCACGGTCTTCCCTCCTATGGACTGGTGGGAACCTTGACCTGGAATGCCCTATCTCAAGTGTTGGCCGGAGGCGTCCAAGCCGGCGTCAATCGTGGAGCCGTCTCGGCGAACGGTACGGCTGCGGTGGGGTTGGCCATGAAGTACCTGGGTTATAGTTACCGTTTCGGCGGGAATAGCCCGGCGACCGGATTCGATTGTTCCGGCTTTACTCAATGGGTATACGGCCAAGTCGGCATTTCTCTTCCCCGCACATCCTACGCCCAATGGAACGTCGGGACCCATGTCAGCTACGATCAGCTCCAACCCGGAGATCTGGTCTTTTTTTCAACCGACGGCATTTTTGCCAATCATGTCGGAATTTACTTGGGTAACGGCGAATTTATTTCTGCCGCCACCCCATCCCAAGGCGTTATCATTCAAAGCCTCTCGGCCCCTTACTGGAGTCAAACCTATGACGGTGCCGTGCAACTTTAA
- a CDS encoding DNA-directed RNA polymerase delta subunit (PFAM: DNA-directed RNA polymerase delta subunit~KEGG: bts:Btus_3272 DNA-directed RNA polymerase delta subunit~SPTR: Probable DNA-directed RNA polymerase subunit delta), with product MRATDAAYQVLRNQGQPMDIQDLLDETLATLGLDREPRQVARIYTDINMDVRFQYRGSNQWGLKEWQPKSPGRSVSLGRDRGGYDDEDGEELEEDDG from the coding sequence ATGAGGGCGACGGACGCGGCGTACCAGGTATTGCGAAATCAGGGCCAGCCGATGGATATCCAAGACCTGTTAGACGAGACACTGGCGACACTCGGCCTCGACCGCGAACCGCGGCAAGTGGCGAGGATATATACCGACATCAATATGGACGTGAGATTTCAGTACCGCGGCAGCAATCAGTGGGGTTTGAAGGAATGGCAACCCAAATCGCCCGGACGGTCCGTATCCTTGGGGCGAGACCGCGGAGGCTACGATGACGAGGACGGCGAGGAATTAGAGGAGGACGACGGCTAA